In Oceanobacillus sp. FSL K6-2867, one DNA window encodes the following:
- a CDS encoding peptidylprolyl isomerase, translated as MSKKLLLGIVVVLLITNVASLLILNNKESVVLDDDDRTISSKEAVASIGNEEISYQQWIKALRSAYGKKQLKQMVDRTVVNELAEAEGIKINEKLIDRDVAFLITMQGVMTEDEAAKEEERLREEVIYRYKLQQLLAADASIPEEELKSFYDSYGKQYNFTASLQLSHILVDNMETAEKVYDELEQGASFDLLAEEYSQDDETKDTGGYLGYIYTSSQFLPSSYEELASEMDEHSYSKPFAADNGVAIIYLHRKLPSIEFTYDEIKPYMESELALQEMDQSLTADPLWEQLDIEWIYGE; from the coding sequence ATGTCAAAAAAGCTGTTATTAGGTATTGTTGTTGTACTGCTAATTACAAATGTTGCTTCCTTGTTAATTTTAAACAATAAAGAATCGGTTGTTCTCGATGATGATGACCGGACGATATCAAGTAAAGAGGCAGTTGCATCGATTGGCAATGAAGAAATTAGCTACCAGCAATGGATAAAAGCGTTGAGATCAGCTTACGGTAAAAAACAATTAAAGCAAATGGTTGATCGTACTGTGGTAAATGAATTGGCGGAAGCGGAAGGAATTAAAATAAATGAGAAGCTGATTGATCGAGACGTTGCATTTTTAATAACGATGCAAGGTGTTATGACAGAAGATGAGGCTGCAAAAGAAGAAGAACGTTTGCGTGAAGAGGTCATTTACCGTTATAAGCTGCAACAACTTCTCGCTGCAGATGCATCAATACCAGAGGAAGAGCTTAAAAGCTTTTACGACAGCTATGGAAAACAATATAACTTTACCGCATCCCTGCAGCTTTCTCATATTCTAGTAGATAACATGGAAACTGCGGAAAAGGTTTACGATGAGCTAGAGCAGGGAGCATCATTTGATTTGCTTGCCGAGGAATACTCTCAAGATGATGAAACGAAGGATACTGGTGGCTATTTAGGCTATATCTATACTTCCAGTCAGTTTCTCCCGAGCAGTTATGAGGAGCTAGCTTCTGAAATGGATGAGCATTCCTATAGTAAGCCATTCGCAGCAGATAATGGTGTAGCTATCATTTACTTGCACCGCAAATTGCCATCTATCGAGTTTACGTATGATGAAATAAAACCTTATATGGAGAGTGAATTGGCTCTTCAGGAGATGGATCAATCTTTGACTGCAGATCCATTATGGGAGCAGCTGGATATTGAATGGATTTATGGTGAGTAG